The genomic DNA GATCGGCATCATGGACGCCGCCATGGTGGTGGAGGCGACCGGCGACTACACCTACGGCGACAAGGGCAACATGACGAAGCCCGAGATCGACCGCACCATCAAGGTGCTGATCGAGGCCAAGCGCGCCGGCCAGTTCCGGGCCTTCTGGCAGGACTTCAACGAATCCGTGAACCTGATGGCCTCGGGCGAGACGGTGATCCAGTCGATGTGGTCGCCCGCCGTCACCAAGGTGCGGGCGCAGGGCGTGCCCTGCACCTACCAGCCGCTGAAGGAGGGCTACCGGGCCTGGGCCTCGGGCTTCGGCATCCCCAAGACCCTGAGCGGCAAGAAGCTCGACGCCGCCTACGATTTCATCAACTGGTTCCTGTCGGGCTGGGCCGGGGCCTACCTCAACCGGCAGGGCTACTACTCGGCCGTGCTGGAGACCGCCCAGGCGAACATGCAGCCCTACGAGTGGGCCTTCTGGATGGAGGGGAAGCCCGCCGAGAAGGACATCCTCGGCCCCGACGGCACCCTGATCGAGAAGGCCGGCGCCACCCGCGACGGCGGCTCCTTCGACGCGCGGATGGGCGCGGTCGCCTGCTGGAACGCCGTGATGGACGAGAACACCTACATGGTGCGCAAGTGGAACGAGTTCATCGCGGCGTGAGGGCGGTGGGCGCCGCCGCCTCTCCCCGCCCCCTCCCCCGCGGAGGGGGGCGGGATGCATCGGCGCGCGGGGGGCGAATCCGATGACCGATCTCGCCCTGCCCGCCGCCGCGGCCGCCGAGCGGACCGCGGCGCCCGCCGTCGCGGCGCGCCCCCGCCGCCGCGCCCTCGCCTATCTCCAGGCCGCCCCGCTGGCCCTCGTCTTCCTGATCTTCCTCGTGGTCCCGCTGGTGCTCACCGGGATCGTCTCGCTCTGGGAGTACAACGAGTACGAGATCATCCCGGCGCTCACCCTTCAGAACTACGCCGACGTGTTCGACGGCTGCCTGTCGGCCGACCTCTGCACCACGGTGCGCACCTATCTCTCGACGGTGAAGTTCGTCGTGCTGACGCTGGCGATCACCCTGCCGCTCGGCTTCGCCGTCGCGTACTTCCTGGCCTTCCACGTCCGCTCGGGCACGGTGCGGATGGGCCTGTTCCTGCTCTGCACGATCCCGTTCTGGACCTCGAACGTGATCCGCATGATCTCGTGGATCCCGCTGCTCGGCCGCAACGGCCTCGTCAACGACACGCTGCGCAGCCTCGGGCTGATCCGCGCGCCGATCGAGGGCCTGCTCTACTCCGACTTCGCGGTGGTCCTGGCATTCGTGCACCTCGACACGGTGTTCATGATCGTGCCGATCTTCAACAGCCTCGCGCGCATCGACCGGCGGCTGATCGAGGCGGCGCGCGACGGCGGCGCGTCCGGCGCGCAGATCCTCTGGAACGTGATCCTGCCGCTCGCCAAGCCCGGCATCGCCATCGGGACGATCTTCGTGACGACGCTGGTGATGGGCGACTTCGTCACCGTCGGCGTCATGGGCGGCCAGCAGATCGCCAGCGTCGGCAAGGTGATCCAGGTGCAGATGTCCTACCTGCAGTTTCCGGCCGCCGCCGCCAACGCCGTGGTGCTGCTCGCCGCGGTGCTGCTGATGATCCTGGGGCTCACCCGGATGATCGACCTCCGGCGGGAGCTGTAGCGATGGACCAGCCCCGCGGCCGCGCCTTCTACCTGCTGGCGGCGGTCTTCGCCCTCTACGTCCTGTTCCTCTACGGGCCGACCCTGACGATCCTGGCGCTCAGCTTCCAGGGCCCGTCCGGCGGCTTGACCTTCCCGATGAACGGGGTCTCGACCCACTGGTTCGCCAAGCTGTGGGAAGGCGTCGGCGTCGTCGACATCTGGGCGGCGTTCCGGCGCTCCCTGGCCCTCGGCCTCGCAGTGATGGCGCTCACCGTGGGGATCGCGTTCTACGCCGGCCTCGCCTTCCGGAAGGGGTTTCGCGGGGCCGGCCTCGTCTTCGCCCTCGCCGTGTCGAGCCTGATCGTGCCCTCGATCGTGGTCTCGCTGGGGATCGGGCTGGAGTTCCGGCTCCTCGACGACGCCGTGAAGGCCCTCGCGGCCGCGACCGGCTGGGGATTCCTGCAGGACCACGGCACGCTGATGGGCCTCTACACCTCGGCGCTGGGGGCGCACCTCACTTGGACGCTGCCCTTCGGCCTGCTGATCATGTTCGCGGTGTTCAACCGGTTCGACCCGGCCTACGAGGAGGCCGCCCGCGACCTCGGCGCCAGCGGCCCGCAGACGCTCCGGCACGTGGTCGTGCCGATCCTCGCGCCCGCGCTCGTCGGCGTCGCGCTGTTCGGCTTCACCCTGTCGTTCGACGAACTCGCCCGCACCAGCCAGGCGATCGGCGGCCGCAACACCCTGCCGCTGGAGCTGCAGGGCCTGACCACCACGGTGACGACGCCGGAGATCTACGCCCTCGGCACGGTGACCACGGCGGTCTCGGCGCTGGTGATCGGCACGGCGCTCGGCCTGACCCTGTGGCTGCAGAAGCGCCGGGCGCGGCGGGCGCTGGCGGGCCTGTGATCGATGCCGGACGGTCAGGCCGCCATGGGTCGGCGGCGCCGCATTGCCAATCCGGCCCCGTCCGTGTAAGCGCACGGCGCGCCCCCGAGACACCCTTGGAGGCAGGGGCGCGCCGGGAAGGATGTGGCCGTCCGCCAGGGGCGGCCTTTTCGTTTTCCGGCTCCAGCAATCGTAAAGGATCACGCCATGAGCGCTGTGAAGACGCTTGAGGCCGTGGCACGCGACCGGGTCGGCAAGGGGGCCGCCCGGGCCGTTCGTCGCCAGGGCCAGATTCCCGCCGTCATCTACGGGGGCGGCCAGCCGCCGCAATCCATCGCGGTCGACCTCATCCGCACCCGCACCCTGATCTACGCCGGCGGCTTCAAGACCACGCTGTTCGAGATCAACGCCGGCGGCAAGAAGGTCCGCGCGATCCCGCGCGACTTCCAGCTCGACCCGGTGACCGGCGTGCCGCTGCACGTCGACTTCCTGCGCGTCGTCTCGGGCCAGACCGTCACGGTCGAGGTGCCGGTGCACTTCGTCAACGAGGACGCGGCCCCCGGCATCAAGAAGCTCGGCGGCACCCTCAACATCGTGGCCCACACGCTGAGCCTCGAGGTCGCCCCCGACCAGATCCCGGACGCGATCGAGGTCGACCTGACCGGCCGCGCGATCGGCGACGTCATCCACGTCTCCGACATCAAGATCCCGGCCGGCACCTACACCGGCGAGGCGACCGACCCGGTGGCCAACATCGTGCCGCCGACCGTGCTGGGCGCCGAGGTGGAGGCCGAGGAGGCCGCCATCGCCGAGGCGCAGTCGGCCGAGGCCGCCGAGGAGAAGGCCGAGGAATCCGCCGAGGACGAGAAGAAGGACGGCGAGGAGGCCTGAGCCTCGTCGCTCCCTGTCACGCGACGCGAGAGCCCCGGCCCTGCCGGGGCTCTCTGCGTTTCGGCCGCGGTCAGGGATAGAGCCGCGCCCGGCTCCAGCCCGCGCCCGTCCGGGTGAAGCGCACGCGGTCGTGCAGGCGGAAGTCGCCGTTCTGCCAGAACTCGACGCTCACCGGCGCGATCCGGAACCCGGTCCAGTGCTCAGGCCGGGGGATCGGCCCGTCCCCGTAGCGCTCGGACAGCTCCGCCACCGCCGACATCAGCGTGGCGCGGTCCGCGAGCGGGCGGGATTGCTGGCTGGCGATCGCACCGAGGCGGCTCTCCCGGCGGCGGCTCTGGAAATAGGCGTCGGCCTCCGCGGCCGTGACCGGCGTGATCGGCCCGCGGGCCCGCACCTGCCGGC from Methylobacterium radiotolerans JCM 2831 includes the following:
- a CDS encoding ABC transporter substrate-binding protein, translated to MDLPSKPSRRTLLKGAAALAATPVTGFPAVHAAEPVTLRYLGTAVNQSADIARKVKEDLGLTIEYIPVVTDEVTKRAVTQPNSFDLIDTEYFSLKKILPSGNLQGMDAGRIKLADKISSIFTKGEVAGKRIGDQGTAPRKVFYLEGQESKKFAGEQTGWISLIPTVYNADTLGIRPDLIKVPVTSWKELLNPAFKGKASILNIPSIGIMDAAMVVEATGDYTYGDKGNMTKPEIDRTIKVLIEAKRAGQFRAFWQDFNESVNLMASGETVIQSMWSPAVTKVRAQGVPCTYQPLKEGYRAWASGFGIPKTLSGKKLDAAYDFINWFLSGWAGAYLNRQGYYSAVLETAQANMQPYEWAFWMEGKPAEKDILGPDGTLIEKAGATRDGGSFDARMGAVACWNAVMDENTYMVRKWNEFIAA
- a CDS encoding ABC transporter permease, translated to MTDLALPAAAAAERTAAPAVAARPRRRALAYLQAAPLALVFLIFLVVPLVLTGIVSLWEYNEYEIIPALTLQNYADVFDGCLSADLCTTVRTYLSTVKFVVLTLAITLPLGFAVAYFLAFHVRSGTVRMGLFLLCTIPFWTSNVIRMISWIPLLGRNGLVNDTLRSLGLIRAPIEGLLYSDFAVVLAFVHLDTVFMIVPIFNSLARIDRRLIEAARDGGASGAQILWNVILPLAKPGIAIGTIFVTTLVMGDFVTVGVMGGQQIASVGKVIQVQMSYLQFPAAAANAVVLLAAVLLMILGLTRMIDLRREL
- a CDS encoding ABC transporter permease, which gives rise to MDQPRGRAFYLLAAVFALYVLFLYGPTLTILALSFQGPSGGLTFPMNGVSTHWFAKLWEGVGVVDIWAAFRRSLALGLAVMALTVGIAFYAGLAFRKGFRGAGLVFALAVSSLIVPSIVVSLGIGLEFRLLDDAVKALAAATGWGFLQDHGTLMGLYTSALGAHLTWTLPFGLLIMFAVFNRFDPAYEEAARDLGASGPQTLRHVVVPILAPALVGVALFGFTLSFDELARTSQAIGGRNTLPLELQGLTTTVTTPEIYALGTVTTAVSALVIGTALGLTLWLQKRRARRALAGL
- a CDS encoding 50S ribosomal protein L25/general stress protein Ctc — translated: MSAVKTLEAVARDRVGKGAARAVRRQGQIPAVIYGGGQPPQSIAVDLIRTRTLIYAGGFKTTLFEINAGGKKVRAIPRDFQLDPVTGVPLHVDFLRVVSGQTVTVEVPVHFVNEDAAPGIKKLGGTLNIVAHTLSLEVAPDQIPDAIEVDLTGRAIGDVIHVSDIKIPAGTYTGEATDPVANIVPPTVLGAEVEAEEAAIAEAQSAEAAEEKAEESAEDEKKDGEEA
- the pdxH gene encoding pyridoxamine 5'-phosphate oxidase, giving the protein MDQLRTDDPKSADFTLSEDPVGLFAAWMKEAEASEPEDANAMALATAGSDGLPDVRMVLLKDFDARGFVFYTNTQSTKGEELAQNPQAALVLHWKSLRRQVRARGPITPVTAAEADAYFQSRRRESRLGAIASQQSRPLADRATLMSAVAELSERYGDGPIPRPEHWTGFRIAPVSVEFWQNGDFRLHDRVRFTRTGAGWSRARLYP